GGAAGATAGCTGTGGCCTTTTGCCACCAAGCAGATCCTCTTCAGTCACATCAGACAGTGAGTGCTCTACGCAGGAGAGGAGCCTGACCAAGGACAGTAGTGATGCAGAGAGTTCCTACTCAAGTTGCTCCCCGATCGACCTGTCCATGAGAAACCGGGCCAACACACAAGACACAGGGCCCAAATGTAATattccctccttctcctcctcctcttccacctctACCCTCTCTTCTTCCACGACAGTGTTTTCCTCCACCCCAGTTTCGTTCTCTCCTCAAGCTTCAACTCATGCCTCCACCTCAACTTTCTCACCATCTCCTACCGTTATCTCTTCTGTTTCCAATGCTACCTTCTCATCTTCCTCTATCTCTACCTCCTCCCTAGACAAACTAACAGAAACGTTACTAAACAAGTGGAAGCCAGAGGCATCAGGATCAACTTTGACCAGAAACAAGGAGTCTGAAATGAGCCCAGACCCAAAATCCCACCCTAAGGTCACACTTATGCAGCTGCTTCTTGAGCGCAGAAATAATGAGATGACTAACAAAGGTGTGAGTAACCAGGATTCACCAGTCGATATAACTATGGCCACCATGTCTCGAAGCCAATCAAAGGGACAAGTGTCTTGGGAGGAGACCAGGACAAGAAGCCCGACAGATAGACCTGCAGCCCCAGCCCAGCCTCTCTACTCAGTTAACCGCGACCCTGGTGGTGCACTATCCCCATACTCCTATCCCTCCCCTCATGTCCAGTCCAGTCCATTGGACCTGTGTAAATCTAAAACCTTCCCTGCTGAGAAGGCCTCTGAGCCTGCCTTCAGTGCCAGTAAACTGTTGCAGAATTTGGCTCAGTGTGGCACAGCTTCTTCTTCCCCACCCATTCCCTCCAGCAAAGTACTGGGCCAGGAACCTGATGCCAGCAGGCCCCTTGCTCTATTGGAAAGGCTCAATACTCCAATCCACAGGACCTCCACCACTCCACTCTCTGACAGACCCTCAGGCAGTGGCACGCCTTTCAGTCAAAAGGAAGCCTCTCCTCCTTCTCAGATTGAGAATCTTCTGGAGAGGCGCACTGTGCTGCAACTCCTTCTTGGAACAGGCTCAGCTAGTGCAACGAGCAACCGCAAAGATAGGCCCAGTGGAAGGAGGAGTGTGGAGGTGACAGGGGGATGCTATGAGAAGGGCGCTGGTGCCTCCTTCATCTGTGACACCTCCAACGGACCCCCTTTGGATGTAAAGGTCAAAACAGAGATCACAGAGGGGGTGGGACCATCCTCTGCCATGTCTGAGGACTTGAGTGGCAGAAAGAGACCTAGTGGCTATGAGAAGAATAGTCCCCTCTCTGATTTTCAGCAGGACTTTAAAACAGAACCCCGGCCAGCAGAGGTCATTGCAAAATATGGCCTCCTGAGCCAGCTGCTTAAACAAAAGACTGCTACCTACTATACCAATGTTGCTATGCAGACTGAGTCTCAGCCCAGACAGGTTAAAGAGGAACAGAAGGAGTATCCAAGCCCCAGTCCTAAGAAGAGACGCCTCTGCTCTGATCGGACTGATAGTTTGACTAATACCAGCTGTCCAGGAGCAGTAGACAGTGTTGATACAAACATTTTTGCTTCCTCTGCTGACCCTGACCAGCAGAGGAGTctgaaggaagaggaggctcCAGCCAGGAGCCCTCCAAGTGAAACCCTTGCCAGAGAGAGCCGGGGCTTCAATGTGCTAAAACAGCTGCTTCTCTCTGACAACTGCCTGAAGGAGCTGTCCCAGCACCCCCGGGGGGGCCCCAGCCCTTCCAGCCTACAGGCCAATGGCAAGGCCAATGGCAGAATTCTCAGTCAGCCTGCCCATAATCACAGCTTTGTCCACGTACCTGGATGGAACCCCCATGGCTCCCTCAACTCAGGGCTTCAGAGCAATCTAAGACCACTGCCCACGCCCCCTGCAGGTGACAGCCCTATCTGCACACCATGGAGCCGCCACCCAGCGCCATGGCCTGTCGCTCAAAAACGAGACCCTCCGACTCTCGTCAAGCAGGAGCCCGAGAGCCCTGTGCGATGGGGTAgtaaggaggaagaggaggaggagggttgtGACTCGAACTTGGACTCCCCTCGGCTGTCACGTTCCAACCCCATCCTGTATTACATGTTGCAGAAGGGCAGTATTCAGCTGAGGAAAGAGATGCGAGAGCAGACAGAAGGGACACAGTCTGTGGTCAAGGTAAAAGAGGAGCCAATCAGTGACATGCATGCCTATGAACACAGTCTCAGCTCCACCCCACAATTACCCACCCACAATGACAAGCACAGCCACGAGAGCCAAGAGCTGAGCTAATCATTTGAGAACTTGTATCAActacagaaaaataacaagtggaaaacaaattgactctttttttcttttcttcttcttcttcttttttttggtttttaaataaacttgccAAATTGGTTTTATGAGACATAtaacaaagaatgcaaaactcAAAAACAGGTCTGTCTTAGCGAAATGTTTAATTGATACGACATAAACTACACATCTGTCTCAAGTTTTAACCTTTACCGTCGGTTATTATCATGCACTACATTTTGTCCCATACAAAGTCCTCCGTTGCAGTTTGCCCTGGTTTTATACTGAAATGCACACATATCACTATCTACGTCTTCTTTGTAGCCTGCCCTTAAACATTCAGAGAGAACATTTCGTTTATAATGAACGACTCCAAAAATGTTTGCGCTCACTTCAGTGGacatttagtatttattttctccatcaGAACATTTTTTTAGAAAGACAAAGTCTCATTAATTTTAGATAAGATTTCAAACAGTGTCACTCTAGAGCAGTCTATTACAAGAATGTACACAACACATTAATTCAGGGGAGGAAGTTGAAAATATCCGCACTGGTAAAGCTTCAGTGAAGATCCGACCATGACAAATGCTTTGTCTTGCTCTCTCTAAAGATTCATGGTGTGGTGAGATAACCAATGAAGTGATAATACATCAGCGGAGGTTTGAATGGTCACAGCTCAccgtgttttattttgtttgttttttttgcttttaattgCAATGAATTGAACTTCTAAGGCCGATATTCAACAGTGCAAATTCAGGGTAATGATGTTTGTGCAGTTCTGAGCAGATGGGTCAACAGAGCATGTGTGGAGCTTACAGTTGAGCAACTGCGTGTAAACAGGTTTCTGGAGCAACAGTTAAAAGGTTGCAGTGTCTGAGAAACTTATCTCACCATCCTAAACCCAcaccactgtttttttgtttttgtttttttcatgcacacaaaaactTTTGAGTGTGAAGCACATTggctttttctttctatttcacCCAGAGTTTGCACTTTTGAAGCCGAGTTCTGTCCGTTTTTTCAGAATAATTTTATGGCATGTAATTAAGAAATGTCAGTGTTGTTATCTGTTGAGAATTTGACAGTTGgtgattttagttttttcttctcttgtttttttttttttcatcatttcttaaCTGTTGTGGTTTATGGACATCTTTTATTTCTGtggccctctctctctctctgtctcttaaactcataaaatgtcaaaagaatTGCATGATAATGAAGAGAAGACCACAGGTACATCTTCTGTTTTTACATAGCGGCTGGATATGTGTACCCGCCCTGAAACAATCACCGAGACATGTTGGTGTCTTGAGGGACATCTGGTATCTAGCTCCTTATTTTCTGATtgtactgtattttgtttttttttttgttttccacacacacacactgctttatCCATTTTAGTCTTGTGATCTTTTTAATACATATACCTATGAAGTGTGTCTCTTcgattattataatacattttcacAACGGTTAAATATATTTGTGTAAATAGTACTTTCAGTATGAAAGATGACTATTTTGTAATGTTTAAGAAAAGATATGACCCTAGTTTTTAATGCCCTGACatgtaaatatgaattataTGCGTACAAGTGTACATACAAAGGCAGAGGATGTTATGCCCATCTTTTTTTCGGTTGGTTTGTTCTTTGcatgtgtctctatgtggtAAATGATAATCTATCCTGCGCTGTGTTGTGTAATAATGTCTGACTCCTCACTGCTGCCTGTTGCATGCAGACGCATGGGAACTACCTGTGTATCCCTACTGGTGATGGGGGGAAATGTCAAGTCTTAAAATaggtctttctttctttcttttttttttttttatcacagagaGCGGTTCATTTAGAATATGATCAGTCTCTAAATAACCACAGGCTGTCGAGCAAGTTGatagaaatgtgtgaaaaataaatgtgcattgaatattttgtgatttttttttttttttctgttactgGTTAACAAAGCTCCGTGAAGGAGCTCGAGTTGGGGGGCGGGCGGGGGCGGAGGGATGGGGTGGGGATTGACGTACAATCATAGATCTGCATTGTGCATCTAAGAAATACATTTGTAGCAGcgaatatattaaaaaaaaaaagatgtttcatGAAGACCTgaagcatttcattttttttttatgttttcatttttggtgTTCATTTGCACTGATATCTCAAAAATAAAGTACTAAAATGCATGACCTAGTATGGatgtcttcctctttttctagTTCACCGGGATCGCTGCAAACAATTCCACTACACATGTTGTTCTGCGGCTGCCATTTTGTTCTACTCTTTATTCCTACTTCCACATACTTCACCGTACAAACTTCAGAATGTTCAGCTCAATTCGGACATTGTCactttaattttgtttaattaGAATATTTCAAGATTTTaagaaatattaaatgttttttgcacattttccctattaaaatgaattgaaaataGCTTCCACACACTTTAACgtagatacttttttttaaatatttcatacttTCTGACTAATTTAAATTTCTCATTCAAATGACTGGAAACAAACTCTATATATACAATTTCTACTGCCTACTTTTTCCGCAGACTACATACAACATAGTAACGtcattcaaatgtcaaaaatgttcacaaaaaagtggaactttcatccatccattcagcTATTTCATGACCCTCACATATTTTTCCACAGTTAAGAATCCATGACATTTTCAGTTTATTACAGAATTTTACATTGGTGTGGAAGGGAGAGGTTCAACTTTTTCACAAAAATGCTCTTCAACTTGCTCTCTAGTTCATAAATTTCACTCTTCATGCGTGAttttctatattattattatattctacaTTTGTCTAATTTCATTTCAATGTGAATTTGAACTGTGACTCTTGAGTGAGAGTGAATAATGAAGTGACCTCTCCTgttcctgttagcgtaactgttagcaacgatggcggacactgtttacattctgggaatgaggtcccgtccctcactggtgggcacgtaacaaaaaaaggaatgaagatatttctccactgaggttgggaagcacaaagctaaatgcaattcggtgaagtattcctttaacattCAGACATTCGACTAGAAACTTGAACTCATCATTTCAACGTCTCATTCATACCAATTCGATGCAGCGTGCCAGATTTGGCTCAGCTCGGGCAGGAGGCAGCAATCCCACAGCAATTTCTTCAGAAAATTCCCTTCTTGAGTTACAAGATGAGATCTGAGCGAGACTCTTTAACTCTTCTAATCTTTTGAAACGCATTTGTCAAGCACATGTTTGTTCATGTGAGAGGTCAGGTTTAGATGAATGTGATTACCTAACGAAGTTTAACATGTTGAACTGTTAAATGTCACGTCTGCATAAAACTGACCaatacttaaagctgcagtgtgtaatgaAGTGATTACTCTGCCTCTTTGAGACCACTGCTTTAGGTCAAAGTCTCCCGTTTAAAGGACAGATTTTTTTCGAGGCTGTAAAGAGAGCCTATAGCATAAATGACGTCAGGTAATAGGGAAGTTATCATATTCATCCCATCATCAGATATGGGCCTCACGATGAGGAATTGTATTATTGCTGAAGGACATCAAAGACAGGATCACCTTTGGTTTAATCAAAGACTGTGTTCTATTAGAGTGACAGGATGTCCTGTATTTGGCCCAAAAACCTCTACTGCTTCTGAGTTGCTGAGTCTTAACAAAGGCAGGAAAGACACTGAAAGGAGGGAGGACGCGTAAAGGTCACCAGATGTACGCTGAATGTCCGAGGATGTGCCTTACAAAATGGAACACATATCTTCTTTGTCGAGCCTGAAATAGGTCTCATAGTACAGTCGATACAAAACCTGAAACCCTGTGTTGAGTCTCGAAAGCTGTCCGAATCGTGATAACTTTCCAGACTTGAGAAAAACAGGCCCGTAGCGTGGGACTTCCTGAAGGTGAAGATGAGTTCAAGCTAAACTTCTCTGGTGCTGGGAGTGAATATGAAGTCCAGCGAGCGAACAGACAGCTTTTTGTCTGCACTGTGCTTTTGAAATCGCAGCGCAGTTCCTCAGCCCTGGCTTCCCTTTTTATTTAATCCTCCCCATGACTGACTGCACTCTCTTTAAACTCCCCGTAACCTTTCCCCTCGGTGAACTTCTCCATTTCGAGATTGTTATCAAGGCTGAACCGCGCGTAACCTCTTGATTTCCTCCGACTGCTGAGGCAGCGGCAAACATAAAGGAGGGGAGCTGCAAGTTTAAGCAGAGGTCAAGGTGTAAAACTGACAATCGGCTGTTTGTCTGTGGCTTCTCGCTTTAATTTCCTGACCTCAGCATGAGGCTAAAAGGATGTGAGCGCTGCACACCAGGCCACCAATGACTCAAGGACCCGGAAGTCCCCCAACAGGCATTTCATAGTTATGAGGCCTCCAAAAACAATTTCCTGGAGATACAGATGCTGATTCTCTGACAAACAACTTAATGACGGCACTTAACGTGTGCACTCATGGGTTCGCCTGCATGGGAACGCACAAACTGTTTAAAGCGCCGACTTCTCTCtggcttggttttttttgtttttagtggtaATGACTTATGTTCTTGTTTACTCACATGGAGACCATACTGAGAACAGTTGTCACTTGTTGTCACGGTGATTGGTGTGGTAAATACGCTCACAGATGTTCGATCGCCCCCTCGCCTCATACAAGtgtgtgaactttgacctcatatgtgatgtgcacacacacacacacacaatatgatTAGCATTTTATGGGTCATGTGACCCCAGCTGGAGTGTAATAAAGAATGCATGaataaaatgctaaaaaaacaaaaaaacaacgccagactttttttgttgttgttgtaaacagACTCCAGTAACAATGTGtctgttctctgctgctgctgctgctgctgccgctgtggctgtgtgagtgtgaaataCATGAGAGCAGTGTCTCTTTCacacaacagaaagaaaaaaaaaagaggttaaaGCAAACACCTGGGGGGAAACTCCTGCCTCCGAGAAAAGGAGGTCAAACCGGTTTATTTTCTCAACCTTATACCAGTTCCCCAGTGGGCTTTCTCGTTTGAAGATGTACCTCTTTGTGAAGTTTGTTCCTTAACCTCAGGGGTCGCGGCCTTTTGCTCCCcgccccaccccccctcctcacCCTGACCTGGCTGATCCTGTTTCCCGGGACAGGATCAACTGTTGGCCTGCAGCTGTGTCACCCTCCCACcccctcaccacacacacacacacacacacacacacacacacacacacacacacacaacacaccaccgctaccttcctcctccctctccttcccccGGCATTACACTCCGGCCGTTCGTCTTCTAACGTTTCATAAATATGACAAGTGGCAGTGCGGCTCGAGTCCTGGCGCTCTTTTCTCTCAAGCCTGACAGCTTCTTAACCCCTCGCCGCTTCCTGTGGCCTCTTGCTCTGCATACATAAAGCGGTAATTACTCATAAATAAGCAATAGGCTTGATGTGCAATGCAGAAATGGCGGAAATAATAAGTCAGAGTGAGGAGACGACTTCTGGTTTGAACCTGCGCCATGCAAAGTACaagaagtgcaaaaaaaaacggactcttcttttatttatactATACTGAAGTGTGTAATTGTAAAAACTTGCTCGCCGATGGCTCAGCGCGAGCATGTAAACAGTCCCGATGTAATATTCATGACAAGTGAGAGTCCCAGCAGTCCGCAGAGCAGCCTGTCAGCTTGGGGATGTTGGCTGACATTGAAAGAACATGGATGATACTTGCCCATGTCCAACGCCACAAGAGTAAATGTTTTACAAATTGGCCGGGGAGAGGCAGCAATGTCAGTCTCCTGTCTGCCAGGCCGCAGCTCCTCTCACACAGGTCACTGCTGCACATACAAGCTGGATCTGgagcttttttttatatcattatcatcattattattatacaaatgTGACTAAATTCACTCAACCTTAACCTATTCTCAGTTTAAacgaagaggaaaaaaaacagcaacagtcaTTTCAAGCTCTTTCATGTGGAAAGTCTCATCCCTAGGAAACGTATAGACCACTCATTTCCTGTGCGTTTCATCAGAAACAATAACGTCGCGGTTAAACTGCAGGGGTCGTGAACTTTTCAAgtaaatatttgtcaaaatCCCCAGTCCAATGAGAAAGGTCAGCACAGTGTCATGCAGTCTGGCTGAGACGAGCATTGTATGTGAACTATGAGCCGCGCGGGTTAAGGGCCATTTAAGATGAAGCATGCCAAATTTAACTCCCGAGTTTGTGCTCTGATGATCCGCTCAGTGTGAAGTcatgcagggggaaaaaaaacaaccaaaaaaagttgcttttttaacaaaaaaaaaaaagagagcgttAAGAGCACTTCAAAGTTTAGCACAATTCTAAAGGGACCGTGCAACTGTAGGGAAGAAGGAAAATAACTATCTGCCTTTTTCATCAATGTCTTATGTAACATTTTACCtcaaagtacaaaaacaacGTGGTAATAGTTTATTAGTCATAGTTGTAATAGTGTGTGGGACATGAGAGAGGATGGAGTTCAATattataatatcattattaCCACTTCTTATTccaaaatatgtaaatatgaagGCATTACGCTAATGGTAGCTTCGGTAAATGTGATTATCAAgctattacctggatattaAGTTTGAAATGACATGATATTGACTTATGTTTACACTGTTACTCTacagtaatgtaatgtgttACTGTTTAAATTGTAATGAAAACTCTTCATCATGGTGTGTTCTTAAACTGAATCCATTTTATATTAACACTATAATCCTTATTAACCCTGGATGCCGTGGgaataatgcacaactccttatatggacatcatgggggtgtgtgtttgtaggtcacatattcaggatttaaaaaaaaaaaaattttcgtcttcttatgtgttgctgtgtcaaagttatgattaattataTATCGCATTTTTAAGTAGGGATatgaagtagcaataattgtgcaagtcacaaaatagaccgttttgcttctatttttgttcataaaaagaaGTCAAGTGAACTCTCACATTATTGAcaatttgatataaaatgtcatcacttcatcattttattgttttttaaagtatgGGACTTCAACCCCCAAAATCGAAGCCGTTCCATTACATGTTTGTTCTGAATTTTTGAGAAACTCCCTCAAGGTGATACTGAGCGATGTCATGTTCAGGAACAAGATACAGAtgaaccacaaaaaaaaaagcttcaagcTTCTGGCCACAACAGTGCATAAGCATTTCAAATGTAGAATAAATATGAACCGCAGGCTCGTGGAAGTGGCGAACGTCCACCATTTctaaaaaatgaaaaggctAGAAAAGAGCTGGATTCTCGAGAAAAAGAAAGATCTTGTCACGTTGCCCTACATCCAGCCGTGACAGGGTTTAACTACTCCATTCTTTACCCTGTCATAAAATCAATGCTCATATTGCActctgacaaaagaaaacagcaaaggAAAAGGACACAATCAGTGTAGCTTATAATTAAGTGAACTACATACTATTGCTGCCATTACTATttgcagcaaaacacacaccaaTATGTGGAGCACATTCTTTTTGTGCAGCGATGCAGCTCAGGAAATGTGGCTCTGCTGTTTCTGTGTCGCACATTAACATCGATGACAGGCGCTTCCATCAGGgtttgatattaaaaaaacgAGCATCAGCAACTAAAATCTCTGTCATTTCCCCCGACTGCAGGAGCACACGGTGGCTTATCTTTTGTCATATGAAGGCTTCATATGTGCGGGGCTCATGCTCAAGATGACACgtcatatttgttttatgattgtTGCGAAATGAAATATAAGcggtgatgaaaataatcctcctCGAGACACAGAACTGAGATGATGTATAGTGTTTATTGACCGGCCACTATCTCTATATAATCCATCCATTTGGTGTTGGGTGCCGATATAGACTTGATTTATTCCAGGCAATTGACAGAACCAATCCAGATCCTGACCAAGTTCATTTAGTCTGATGCGTTTATGGATTATAGAAAAAATGCAGTGCAAATTTATGTTGAAAGTGTGTTTTATCACGTGACACATAGTTTTGCCCATGTAGTATACGCCACGCAAGACGCCAACACACTTTCCTTCCTTCAACGCACATCAAGCGctatgacacttttttttgccataagAGACATCTTTAAAATGAGGGAAAGAACGATGTTAGGGTGACCAGCAACACACTTTAGTGTTAACTAAACAAGGGGCTGACACTAACAAGTGCGGAGGTAGCGTGCTGTGTGTAGTCCTGCTACAGTGGCTACAACCACAAcctaatttgttttgtttttgagaggCGTGCAGAGGCTTTTTAGGCCCAATATCATTCAGTATTACGGACACTAGCTGCTCTCTATTTGCTCTGCTAGCATCCCGTGTGCTACAAGCTCCATTACTGGAGGAAGAAGGTGGCTCAACCGACCGcaatgaaacataaacacagtatacagtatagtaattaaaatgtattctgTGTATATACTAGCTGCAGaggtgtagtgtggtctactgtagtggGAATACTGTCAGTGCCTGAATCTGTAGATTTGGGACCAGTCTGTTGGAAACAGACCACTTTTTCCCGGTcgcataaaaaaaatacactcacacaaagcAGCACGGGTTACCAGACGAGAGGCGCAATAACCtataaaaaattattttatttaatttcagttatgtttaattagtgtttttaattaaaatgacaagaaaattACAAGAGTTTTTAAGTGGTCATATGGAAATCCTGGCCTTTTTGTAGTAGGTATACCTGCATATCACGTAGACTACACCACAGACCAGCTGCGTCATTGTTATCCGTGAAGTCAGTATTTCActtttccttaatctctgatatatcattgtcatttttctgtcctAATGTAATAAAtgccttatatatatatatcaccttTGAGGACAAACTGGAGAATGAATTTGGCAATATGAACACCGTGAGGGTGCCAGATATCTACTCCCGGTCAAGCAGCTCCTCTTATACCTATGCTTTCCGCATATGCCCCCTGGTTTCACTCTCATGTAACCTTACTCTTAATGCCAgcaatgacaacaatgatgttGAAGCAAGGAGAGCTGGTAttagtatcagtatcagcagaAATCCAAATCCAGGAActgaaactaaaaaataaagaaaagtggaTTGCCACGTCTCCAATGTGCGACCCTGTTTCTTTTCCGATGTGCACACTAACCTTATCTCGAATCGTGTGTCAGATGATGTGTAATTGAATGACCAGTATCAAGATTTCCCCATAAAGACGTTGTGCACAGTTTGCCTTTGAATAAACAGTGAAGGAGACTGTGCTGGAGTACGTGGAGGAGCTGTCTGCTTCCAGAAGAGATCCTCACACGTTGATCGCGACCGTGCCAACTCATTTAACTTAAAGCCATAATGTGATAGAGTACACTCGTAAAAAATGTTCACAACTCAATTTCATTCCGTGTGGTGACCAGCACAATGCCCCCCCCCCGGTTTGAGTGTGTGGCAATACTGGAGAATGCTTTGTCACCCACAACCACTTACATGTAGCTGCACCAAGCCCTTAGTTatgattaataatgataataataatattagaacAGTTTACCCTTAATAACTCTTAAATAATGCACAAACTGGCTCTGGGGGGCAGCACAGAGATGTTGGCAGGAGATGAAATTCAACATTTTGTTTGCAAAACATTGTCATGTATACAGTGTCCGCACTAAGCCAGCTCAAAACGGTTTGTCTGAGCGTGGGACAGGAAGCAGTGGCGGGCGAtgtttgttaaaatgaatgaataataaacatattttcGTCCGTTCCTTTTTCCGACACATGCTCCATTACCTTTCAGGGACACGACGACAAAGACACTTTCGACACAGACATTTGCCATTGTGTGTttcttatttgatttgattatttgcaAACCACAGATTTGTGTGAGCTCACATTTCTAAGccaaattttacatttattcatttacaggTCTATAAATGTGCATTTCAATGCGATACAGTTTTAACCACTTGTGGCTGAAAGGAGGAAATGAGAGTGATGGTAGTAACCAGGTAACCTGGTTATGAACATTGTTAATTTTAGGTGGGACTTGTATTTAGGTTGAGGCACAAAAAGCACCTGTCAGATATTGtgctaatggcacttttccgtGATACTAGGGATAGTAActcaactgtagatcagttaaaaagactttaaaatcaCGAAAGACATAAGCTGATCTTCAATATTTAGCAAGGGAATGTCTAacaacaggagtctggtgtatttagtgacagcactgccaaaaaCCAGCAATTGTGAGCGTAATCACCACTGTTATttcagccgtatttcagttcagatgcaggaagtactgaacgatcaggtgaacaaatctttgtaattcactgattctaatgattcactgcactgaaaacaactgctttgtctGTTActagtctgtgtgtttgtgtcacgtataaaacaatATCGCAGCAGTttcatgttgaggaggtaccaTAGGAAAACGTGCCTGATACCAGACTGAGTAAGatgagccgagtcgtgctagaactgtacagtataatggaaaagcgccataagtGGCTGCTCCCCAGGGGGCCCCTTtagatatttgttttaaaagctaAAGCCATTAAACTGGTTCACTTATTTAATTCAAGCTCAGTAAAACCACCTACTTTGAATACGAAAGTGCAAaaaagtgacactggtttggagtaaataacacaatcgtgttacatttgtatcagtAACAGTCAAGCACACGCTACTCCAAGGTGGTGGAATGCAATTCTGCGTAGGACCCTACAAAGGCTCGCGCATGCCCCGATTTTATGTAAAATTCATAAAACGCACCATGTTCTGTTCTAAATACACATTAGTGTGGATTGCTGCTTGGCAGGAGTCTCGCTCTCGCTCGAGCCGACCACTGGCCCCTCCATCTACAAATG
This genomic stretch from Solea senegalensis isolate Sse05_10M linkage group LG13, IFAPA_SoseM_1, whole genome shotgun sequence harbors:
- the nrip1b gene encoding nuclear receptor-interacting protein 1; amino-acid sequence: MTHGEEPGPETHKDSAVLTYLEGLLMHPVVAGPGATASGRSEASHSNQDQGDKVGRPYQLPNHGPTAPKTGTNGPTLGSTQHLKKARLLRSGAWNDTGNQRTSSSPMELNGQGGGLQNGALEGSPHAGESTLLASLLQSFSSRLQSVAMSQHPNKPPSECSSPPKAPPADKDPPPVYGTASSRLKGLVRKGKLQNHSNTPYSRRGHNQERPPESPRSAHSATPPASTATDSVSCAERLKAVANMVKIRSSPAPSPKPSVACSQLALLLSSEAHLQQYSREHALKAQLSGRSASERLAAMANQQHGQDKRPSSVGGTLPGAVDAISSLTTQNGMTATNTITTTLSRTPLSSPQSPSLLRGHSQSSPATPPNAPNITHSQPPREKRGFDSRPTRPPQTCSSLLLLLLNNHNNQKQLTKNGHLEDSCGLLPPSRSSSVTSDSECSTQERSLTKDSSDAESSYSSCSPIDLSMRNRANTQDTGPKCNIPSFSSSSSTSTLSSSTTVFSSTPVSFSPQASTHASTSTFSPSPTVISSVSNATFSSSSISTSSLDKLTETLLNKWKPEASGSTLTRNKESEMSPDPKSHPKVTLMQLLLERRNNEMTNKGVSNQDSPVDITMATMSRSQSKGQVSWEETRTRSPTDRPAAPAQPLYSVNRDPGGALSPYSYPSPHVQSSPLDLCKSKTFPAEKASEPAFSASKLLQNLAQCGTASSSPPIPSSKVLGQEPDASRPLALLERLNTPIHRTSTTPLSDRPSGSGTPFSQKEASPPSQIENLLERRTVLQLLLGTGSASATSNRKDRPSGRRSVEVTGGCYEKGAGASFICDTSNGPPLDVKVKTEITEGVGPSSAMSEDLSGRKRPSGYEKNSPLSDFQQDFKTEPRPAEVIAKYGLLSQLLKQKTATYYTNVAMQTESQPRQVKEEQKEYPSPSPKKRRLCSDRTDSLTNTSCPGAVDSVDTNIFASSADPDQQRSLKEEEAPARSPPSETLARESRGFNVLKQLLLSDNCLKELSQHPRGGPSPSSLQANGKANGRILSQPAHNHSFVHVPGWNPHGSLNSGLQSNLRPLPTPPAGDSPICTPWSRHPAPWPVAQKRDPPTLVKQEPESPVRWGSKEEEEEEGCDSNLDSPRLSRSNPILYYMLQKGSIQLRKEMREQTEGTQSVVKVKEEPISDMHAYEHSLSSTPQLPTHNDKHSHESQELS